From Halomicrobium salinisoli, the proteins below share one genomic window:
- the gatB gene encoding Asp-tRNA(Asn)/Glu-tRNA(Gln) amidotransferase subunit GatB, with product MSQRAQQDADLETVIGLEVHVQLETDTKIFCGCSTAPAEEPNTHTCPVCLGLPGALPVVNEAAVEAAVKVGKAIDASIPEETTFHRKNYYYPDLPKNFQITQYDAPICQDGQLEFSHEGERRSVGIRRAHLEEDPGSIKHVREGTGPLESRTCSIDRADYTLIDYNRAGTPLMEVVTRPDFRDPGEVRAFLEKLEEVLEYLGVFDPARDGSLRIDANLSLVDAEDVNEDGSIDEDVLEDANRTEVKNISSHRGAEDALAYEASRQKKLVQSGREVAQETRHFNETHGNTVGMRSKEEEKDYRYFREADLPPLRVAGWKDEIDIPELPDARRERFVEEYGLSEEAASKLTSTKQVADFFEDVAERFDADLAATWVADELLGELNYRDMQITDVADRFDEIERLVELVAEDEITAKNARETVLRDMLDEGDAPDEIVDREDLGKTSGDEVQQAVVAAIDENPDAVEDYHNGEGGAINFLVGQVMQKTGGSADPGEVNGLLREELES from the coding sequence ATGAGTCAGCGAGCCCAGCAGGACGCGGACCTGGAGACGGTCATCGGCCTGGAGGTCCACGTCCAGCTCGAGACGGACACGAAGATCTTCTGCGGGTGTTCCACGGCGCCCGCCGAGGAGCCCAACACGCACACCTGCCCGGTGTGCCTGGGCCTGCCCGGCGCGCTCCCGGTGGTCAACGAGGCGGCCGTCGAGGCCGCGGTGAAGGTGGGGAAGGCCATCGACGCGTCGATCCCCGAGGAGACGACCTTCCACCGGAAGAACTACTACTACCCGGACCTGCCGAAGAACTTCCAGATCACCCAGTACGACGCGCCGATCTGTCAGGACGGACAGCTGGAGTTCTCCCACGAGGGCGAGCGCCGCAGCGTCGGCATCCGCCGCGCGCACCTCGAGGAGGACCCCGGTTCGATCAAGCACGTCCGCGAGGGCACCGGGCCCCTGGAGTCGCGGACCTGCTCGATCGACCGCGCGGACTACACCCTGATCGACTACAACCGCGCCGGCACGCCGCTGATGGAGGTCGTCACCCGCCCGGACTTCCGCGACCCCGGCGAGGTGCGTGCCTTCCTCGAGAAGCTCGAGGAGGTTCTGGAGTACCTGGGCGTGTTCGACCCCGCCCGCGACGGCAGCCTCCGCATCGACGCCAACCTCTCCCTGGTCGACGCCGAGGACGTCAACGAGGACGGCTCCATCGACGAGGACGTGCTGGAAGACGCCAACCGCACTGAGGTCAAGAACATCTCCAGCCACAGGGGCGCGGAGGACGCGCTGGCCTACGAGGCCTCCCGGCAGAAGAAGCTCGTCCAGTCCGGCCGCGAGGTCGCCCAGGAGACCCGCCACTTCAACGAGACCCACGGCAACACCGTCGGGATGCGCTCGAAGGAGGAGGAGAAAGATTACCGGTACTTCCGCGAGGCCGACCTCCCGCCGCTGCGCGTCGCCGGCTGGAAGGATGAGATCGACATCCCCGAACTCCCCGACGCCCGACGCGAGCGGTTCGTCGAGGAGTACGGCCTCAGCGAGGAGGCCGCCTCGAAGCTCACCAGCACCAAGCAGGTCGCCGACTTCTTCGAGGACGTCGCCGAGCGCTTCGACGCCGACCTGGCCGCGACGTGGGTCGCCGACGAGCTGCTGGGCGAGCTGAACTACCGCGACATGCAGATCACGGACGTCGCCGACCGCTTCGACGAGATCGAGCGCCTCGTGGAACTCGTCGCCGAGGACGAGATCACGGCCAAGAACGCCCGCGAGACCGTCCTCAGGGACATGCTCGACGAGGGCGACGCCCCCGACGAGATCGTCGACCGGGAGGACCTCGGCAAGACCAGCGGCGACGAGGTCCAGCAGGCCGTCGTGGCCGCCATCGACGAGAACCCCGACGCCGTCGAGGACTACCACAACGGCGAGGGCGGCGCCATCAACTTCCTGGTGGGCCAGGTCATGCAGAAGACGGGTGGGTCTGCTGATCCCGGCGAGGTCAACGGGCTGCTG
- a CDS encoding DUF7518 family protein codes for MCGNRVEELEARVKELEASIEGLTDELVECKVRLREMEDAVDEDLGFESGADDTDEDAGSDIVEPSPSEAEGSKPAGTQEGDDTEESDADDDIIVA; via the coding sequence ATGTGCGGCAACCGCGTCGAGGAGCTCGAAGCGCGCGTCAAGGAACTCGAAGCCTCCATCGAGGGGCTGACCGACGAACTCGTCGAGTGCAAGGTCCGCCTCCGCGAGATGGAGGACGCCGTCGACGAGGACCTCGGGTTCGAGAGCGGCGCCGACGACACCGACGAGGACGCCGGCTCTGACATCGTCGAGCCCTCGCCGTCGGAAGCCGAAGGGTCTAAGCCGGCAGGAACCCAGGAAGGAGACGACACGGAGGAGAGCGACGCCGACGACGACATCATCGTCGCGTAG
- the smc gene encoding chromosome segregation protein SMC, with translation MHIKELVLDNFKSFGRKTRIPFYEDFTVVTGPNGSGKSNIIDSVLFALGLARTSGIRAEKLTDLIYNPGHADEETDVGGEREAVVEVILDNADRTLERSQVVNAAGSEDVGDVDEISIRRRVKQTEDNYYSYYYINGRSVNLSDIQDLLAQAGVTPEGYNVVMQGDVTEIINMTPGARREIIDEIAGVAQFDAKKADAFDELEVVQERIDEAELRIEEKQTRLDQLEDERETALEYQELREQKEEYEGYRKAAELEDKREERDEVQAEIDDLEDELEELQVELDERQGKVVRLEEDLEDLNAEIERKGEDEQLAIKREIEEIKGEISRLEDKVEAAEEKVEDAENERRQAFVQVDRKQETIDDLESDIRETKVEKSNVRAEIQGKEADLAEVQERIDEVGEEFEEVKEELEDKRERLETLKSEKNDLQREQDRLLDEARRRSNEQREKREAIEEAEAEIPELEAEIDDLEVELEKAKKNKATITDVVEDLKEEKRELQAEIDDLEDEISGLQQEYAELEAKAGQDGDSSYGRAVTTVLNADMEGVHGTVGQLGAVDAEYATAAETAAGGRLAHVVVDDDNVGQQGIEYLKSRNAGRATFLPITEMHQRSLPSLPGHEGVIDFAYNLVDFDSEYAGVFAYVLGDTVVVEDMGTARDLMGDCRMVTLDGDLVEKSGAMTGGSSSGTRYSFSGGQGKLERVAQRINDLEDERADLREELRDVEERLDDARDRQTDAADQVREIQSAMGRKRSAIEDAEEKVERLEEELEEIEAEREEVSDEMDELEAEISAKDEEIDALQDDIDELEAEVSDSELPDLTDQADALKAEIDELEDREDDLDADLNELQLEKQYAEEAIEELHEEIEAAQDRKAEAQEQMADLEDEIEAQRERKEAKEAEVAELEEELADLKSEREDLREELKGAKERRDEQQSAVDEVERDLDDCREEYERLDWEIDELEAEVGDYDPEEIPDHHEVESEIGRLESEMEQLEPVNMRAIDEYDAVADDLADLEDKKATLEEEADGIRDRIDSYEQRKKDTFMEAYEAIDAHFQDIFERLSDGSGYLHLENEDDPFDGGLTMKAQPGDKPIQRLDAMSGGEKSLTALAFIFAIQRHNPAPFYALDEVDAFLDAANAELVGEMVDELAGEAQFVVVSHRSAMLDRSERAIGVTMQGDNVSAVTGIDLSGDSGDAEVAADD, from the coding sequence ATGCACATCAAAGAGCTCGTCCTCGACAACTTCAAGAGCTTCGGCCGGAAGACCCGCATCCCCTTCTACGAGGACTTCACCGTGGTCACCGGGCCGAACGGGTCGGGGAAGTCGAACATCATCGACTCGGTGCTCTTCGCGCTGGGGCTCGCTCGCACCTCGGGCATCCGCGCAGAGAAGCTCACGGACCTCATCTACAACCCCGGCCACGCCGACGAGGAGACCGACGTGGGCGGCGAGCGTGAGGCCGTCGTCGAGGTGATCCTCGACAACGCCGACCGGACCCTCGAGCGGTCGCAGGTCGTCAACGCCGCCGGCAGCGAGGACGTCGGCGACGTCGACGAGATCTCCATCCGCCGCCGGGTCAAACAGACCGAGGACAACTACTACTCCTACTACTACATCAACGGCCGCTCGGTCAACCTCTCTGACATCCAGGACCTGCTGGCCCAGGCCGGCGTCACGCCGGAGGGGTACAACGTCGTCATGCAGGGCGACGTGACCGAGATCATCAACATGACGCCCGGCGCCCGCAGGGAGATCATCGACGAGATCGCCGGGGTCGCGCAGTTCGACGCCAAGAAGGCCGACGCCTTCGACGAACTGGAGGTCGTCCAGGAGCGCATCGACGAGGCGGAGCTGCGCATCGAGGAGAAGCAGACCCGCCTCGATCAGCTGGAGGACGAGCGCGAGACCGCCCTCGAGTACCAGGAGCTACGCGAGCAGAAAGAGGAGTACGAGGGCTACCGCAAGGCGGCCGAACTCGAGGACAAGCGCGAGGAGCGCGACGAGGTGCAGGCCGAGATCGACGACCTCGAGGACGAGCTCGAGGAGCTACAGGTCGAACTCGACGAGCGCCAGGGCAAGGTCGTCCGCCTCGAGGAGGACCTGGAGGACCTCAACGCCGAGATCGAACGGAAGGGCGAGGACGAGCAGCTCGCCATCAAACGGGAGATCGAGGAGATCAAAGGCGAGATCAGCCGGCTCGAGGACAAGGTCGAGGCGGCCGAGGAGAAGGTCGAGGACGCCGAGAACGAGCGCCGGCAGGCGTTCGTTCAGGTCGACCGCAAGCAGGAGACCATCGACGACCTCGAGTCCGACATCCGCGAGACCAAGGTCGAGAAGTCCAACGTCAGGGCCGAGATCCAGGGCAAGGAGGCCGACCTGGCGGAGGTCCAGGAGCGCATCGACGAGGTCGGCGAGGAGTTCGAGGAGGTCAAAGAGGAGCTCGAGGACAAGCGCGAGCGCCTCGAGACGCTCAAATCGGAGAAGAACGACCTCCAGCGCGAGCAGGACCGCCTGCTCGACGAGGCCCGACGGCGCTCCAACGAGCAGCGCGAGAAGCGCGAGGCCATCGAGGAGGCCGAGGCCGAGATCCCCGAGCTTGAGGCCGAGATCGACGACCTCGAGGTCGAACTCGAGAAGGCGAAGAAGAACAAGGCGACGATCACCGACGTCGTCGAGGACCTCAAGGAGGAGAAGCGGGAGCTGCAGGCCGAGATCGACGACCTGGAGGACGAGATCTCGGGCCTCCAGCAGGAGTACGCCGAGCTGGAAGCGAAGGCCGGCCAGGACGGCGACTCCTCCTACGGCCGCGCGGTGACGACCGTCCTCAACGCGGACATGGAGGGCGTCCACGGCACCGTCGGGCAGCTGGGCGCCGTCGACGCCGAGTACGCCACCGCCGCGGAGACGGCCGCGGGCGGTCGGCTGGCCCACGTCGTCGTCGACGACGACAACGTCGGCCAGCAGGGCATCGAGTACCTGAAGTCGCGCAACGCCGGCCGCGCCACGTTCCTGCCGATCACGGAGATGCACCAGCGGTCGCTGCCGTCGCTGCCGGGCCACGAGGGCGTGATCGACTTCGCGTACAACCTCGTGGACTTCGACTCGGAGTACGCGGGCGTGTTCGCGTACGTCCTCGGCGACACCGTCGTCGTCGAGGACATGGGCACCGCCAGAGACCTGATGGGCGACTGCCGGATGGTGACGCTGGACGGCGACCTCGTCGAGAAGTCCGGCGCCATGACCGGCGGGTCCTCCTCCGGGACGCGCTACTCCTTCTCCGGCGGCCAGGGCAAGCTCGAGCGCGTGGCACAGCGGATCAACGACCTGGAGGACGAGCGCGCCGACCTCCGCGAGGAGCTCCGCGACGTCGAGGAGCGCCTCGATGACGCCCGCGACCGCCAGACCGACGCCGCCGATCAGGTCCGCGAGATCCAGAGCGCGATGGGCCGCAAGCGGTCGGCCATCGAGGACGCCGAAGAGAAGGTCGAGCGCCTCGAAGAGGAACTCGAGGAGATCGAGGCCGAGCGCGAGGAGGTCTCCGACGAGATGGACGAGCTGGAGGCCGAGATCTCGGCGAAGGACGAGGAGATCGACGCGCTGCAGGACGACATCGACGAGCTGGAGGCCGAGGTCTCCGACTCCGAGCTGCCCGACCTGACCGATCAGGCGGACGCGCTGAAGGCCGAGATCGACGAGCTGGAGGACCGCGAGGACGACCTCGACGCCGACCTCAACGAACTGCAACTGGAGAAGCAGTACGCCGAGGAGGCCATCGAGGAGCTTCACGAGGAGATCGAGGCCGCGCAGGACCGCAAGGCCGAGGCCCAGGAGCAGATGGCCGACCTCGAGGACGAGATCGAGGCCCAGCGGGAGCGGAAGGAAGCGAAGGAGGCGGAGGTCGCCGAACTCGAAGAGGAGCTGGCCGACCTCAAGAGCGAGCGCGAGGACCTCCGCGAGGAGCTGAAGGGAGCGAAGGAGCGCCGCGACGAGCAGCAGTCGGCGGTCGACGAGGTCGAGCGCGACCTCGACGACTGCCGCGAGGAGTACGAACGGCTCGACTGGGAGATCGACGAGCTGGAGGCCGAGGTCGGCGACTACGACCCCGAGGAGATCCCGGACCACCACGAGGTCGAGTCCGAGATCGGTCGCCTCGAGTCCGAGATGGAGCAGCTCGAACCCGTGAACATGCGGGCCATCGACGAGTACGACGCCGTGGCCGACGACCTCGCCGACCTTGAGGACAAGAAGGCCACCCTGGAGGAGGAGGCCGACGGCATCCGCGACCGGATCGACAGCTACGAGCAGCGGAAGAAGGACACCTTCATGGAGGCCTACGAGGCCATCGACGCCCACTTCCAGGACATCTTCGAGCGCCTCTCGGACGGCTCCGGCTACCTCCACCTGGAGAACGAGGACGACCCCTTCGACGGCGGGCTGACGATGAAGGCCCAGCCAGGCGACAAGCCGATCCAGCGGCTCGACGCCATGTCCGGCGGGGAGAAGTCCCTGACGGCCCTGGCCTTCATCTTCGCCATCCAGCGGCACAACCCGGCCCCGTTCTACGCGCTGGACGAGGTCGACGCCTTCCTCGACGCGGCCAACGCCGAACTGGTCGGCGAGATGGTCGACGAACTCGCCGGCGAGGCCCAGTTCGTCGTCGTCTCCCACCGCTCGGCCATGCTGGACCGCTCCGAGCGGGCCATCGGCGTCACCATGCAGGGCGACAACGTCTCCGCGGTCACCGGGATCGACCTCTCCGGCGATTCGGGCGACGCGGAGGTGGCCGCTGATGACTAG
- a CDS encoding segregation and condensation protein A — MTSEGSGERSEPEPSETRAGSEATRERDEDNADDIPLNIAGHEDRDPPGESDTGDLFGGDDASSDSSSNADSSGPSENGETPADVAAAEAPDDAGDGDDEEVEPVEVLVQLAEEGEIDPWDIDVVQVTDKFLEIIDESDLQTSGRALFYASVLIRMKSDAMLGEDEEEEEPEEPWEAAMRGEESLDQPDPFAALDREMDRRLERKRARGMPQTLDELVHDLREAERDSWWKESRSYDTSDSPSGFRRGTQELDYRGADDLRMDDEPTADEVTANTHGEDMDAIVDDVMAAVREQFDAGREEVLYREVEEVGGSRVETFLGLLFLAHRGRVELRQDDLFGDLWIRDPDAATGSDEAVAD; from the coding sequence ATGACTAGCGAGGGGTCCGGCGAACGGAGTGAGCCGGAGCCCTCGGAAACGCGAGCGGGGAGCGAAGCGACCCGCGAGCGGGACGAGGACAATGCCGACGACATTCCTCTGAACATCGCAGGCCACGAGGACAGGGACCCGCCGGGCGAATCCGACACCGGCGACCTGTTCGGTGGCGACGACGCTTCGTCCGACTCCAGTTCCAACGCCGACTCGAGCGGTCCCTCTGAGAACGGCGAGACGCCCGCAGACGTCGCAGCCGCTGAGGCTCCCGACGACGCGGGCGACGGCGACGACGAGGAGGTCGAGCCCGTCGAGGTCCTCGTCCAGCTGGCGGAGGAGGGCGAGATCGACCCGTGGGACATCGACGTGGTGCAGGTCACCGACAAGTTCCTCGAGATCATCGACGAGTCGGACCTCCAGACGTCCGGCCGGGCGCTGTTCTACGCGTCGGTGCTGATCCGGATGAAGAGCGACGCGATGCTCGGCGAGGACGAGGAGGAAGAGGAGCCCGAGGAGCCCTGGGAGGCGGCGATGCGGGGCGAGGAGTCGCTGGACCAGCCCGACCCCTTCGCCGCGCTCGACCGGGAGATGGACCGGCGGCTGGAGCGCAAGCGCGCCCGCGGGATGCCCCAGACGCTGGACGAACTGGTCCACGACCTCCGGGAGGCCGAGCGGGACTCCTGGTGGAAGGAGTCCCGGAGCTACGACACCAGCGACTCCCCTTCGGGCTTCCGGCGGGGGACCCAGGAGCTGGACTACCGCGGGGCCGACGACCTGCGGATGGACGACGAGCCGACGGCCGACGAGGTGACGGCCAACACCCACGGCGAGGACATGGACGCCATCGTCGACGACGTCATGGCGGCGGTCCGCGAGCAGTTCGACGCCGGCCGCGAGGAGGTCCTGTACCGTGAGGTCGAGGAGGTCGGCGGCTCCCGCGTCGAGACGTTCCTCGGCCTGCTCTTCCTGGCCCACCGCGGCCGCGTCGAACTCCGCCAGGACGACCTGTTCGGCGACCTGTGGATCCGCGACCCCGACGCGGCGACGGGCTCCGACGAGGCCGTGGCGGACTGA
- a CDS encoding AEC family transporter — protein sequence MSLLSIFATAILPVVAMAATGYALARITDVEADALNTVTVYVLAPALVVHSLTTSALGGGTIVRVVAVVGAFTLAMLAVSEGFGRLSGRSEPLLGAFVLVTIFPNTGNYGIPLADFAFGPEGRSTAVLVTALQGVLLYTLGIYVAARGGEGDALSSMRRVFSVPLVYAVVVALAARWLGLVPPEEGTLMSTLELLGNASIPIMLLILGIQLANADVSDALRPVAGASVMRLLVAPAVALAVTLGTAALIGFENQTVARVVVLLLGTPTGVTPIILVGAFSSVGEGDGLDPSAFVSATVLVTTVASVVTVTALVAVLQSGAVL from the coding sequence GTGTCGCTGCTGAGCATCTTCGCCACGGCGATTCTCCCGGTGGTCGCGATGGCCGCGACGGGCTACGCCCTCGCGCGGATCACCGATGTCGAGGCGGACGCGCTGAACACGGTCACGGTGTACGTCCTCGCGCCGGCGCTGGTCGTCCACAGCCTGACCACGTCGGCGCTGGGCGGCGGGACCATCGTCAGGGTCGTCGCCGTCGTCGGCGCGTTCACGCTCGCGATGCTCGCCGTCTCGGAGGGGTTCGGTCGCCTCTCCGGGCGCTCCGAGCCGCTGCTGGGCGCGTTCGTCCTCGTGACTATCTTCCCGAACACCGGCAACTACGGCATCCCGCTGGCCGACTTCGCCTTCGGCCCGGAGGGCCGGAGCACGGCCGTCCTCGTCACGGCGCTGCAGGGCGTCTTGCTGTACACGCTCGGGATCTACGTCGCCGCGCGGGGCGGCGAGGGCGACGCGCTGTCGAGCATGCGCCGCGTGTTCAGCGTCCCGCTGGTGTACGCCGTCGTCGTCGCGCTGGCGGCCCGCTGGCTCGGCCTCGTCCCACCGGAGGAGGGGACGCTGATGTCGACGCTGGAGCTGCTGGGCAACGCCTCCATCCCGATCATGCTGCTCATCCTCGGGATTCAACTGGCCAACGCCGACGTGAGCGACGCCCTCCGGCCCGTCGCCGGCGCGTCGGTCATGCGACTGCTGGTCGCCCCCGCCGTCGCGCTGGCCGTGACGCTGGGAACGGCGGCCCTGATCGGCTTCGAGAACCAGACCGTCGCGCGCGTGGTCGTCCTCCTGCTGGGGACGCCCACCGGCGTGACCCCCATCATCCTCGTCGGCGCCTTCAGTAGCGTCGGCGAGGGCGACGGTCTCGACCCGAGCGCGTTCGTCAGCGCGACCGTGCTCGTGACGACCGTCGCCAGCGTCGTCACGGTGACGGCGCTGGTCGCCGTCCTCCAGTCCGGAGCCGTCCTCTAG
- a CDS encoding PhzF family phenazine biosynthesis protein — METRRALLVDAFADEPLSGNPAGVVPDAAGLTEDQMRAVASELGASETAFVRPGDGDESRAVRYFTPEEEVDLCGHATIATYAALSERGAIDPGEHTAQTAAGDLTVEVGEDGQIWMEQAAAEVEAVDLDHTDAADALGIDVAALRDVGADLPLARASTGFPLLLVPVNYFEHLRDADPDLRAIENLCERADVRGLYAFTFDALDRESTLHARMFAPLAGVPEDPVTGTGAGACGAYLRRHGALDGEFDEIVVEQGHLLDRPGTVRVETDGRDVRVGGRAVTAMEGEITVPDEDDDDIVVA, encoded by the coding sequence ATGGAGACACGACGGGCGCTGCTGGTGGACGCCTTCGCCGACGAGCCGCTCTCGGGCAACCCCGCCGGCGTGGTTCCCGACGCGGCCGGGCTGACCGAGGACCAGATGCGCGCGGTCGCGAGCGAACTGGGCGCCAGCGAGACGGCGTTCGTCCGGCCGGGCGACGGGGACGAGAGCCGGGCGGTCCGCTACTTCACCCCCGAGGAGGAGGTGGACCTCTGCGGCCACGCGACGATCGCGACCTACGCCGCCCTCTCCGAGCGCGGCGCGATCGACCCCGGGGAGCACACCGCGCAGACGGCCGCGGGCGACCTGACGGTCGAGGTCGGCGAGGACGGCCAGATCTGGATGGAGCAGGCCGCGGCGGAGGTCGAGGCCGTCGACCTCGACCACACCGACGCCGCGGACGCGCTGGGGATCGACGTGGCGGCGCTGCGCGACGTCGGCGCCGACCTCCCGCTGGCCCGTGCGTCGACGGGCTTTCCCCTCCTGCTGGTGCCGGTCAACTACTTCGAGCACCTCAGGGACGCCGACCCCGACCTGCGGGCGATCGAGAACCTCTGCGAGCGGGCCGACGTGAGGGGGCTGTACGCCTTCACCTTCGACGCCCTCGACCGCGAGTCGACGCTGCACGCCCGGATGTTCGCGCCGCTGGCGGGCGTCCCGGAGGACCCGGTCACGGGGACGGGCGCGGGCGCCTGCGGGGCCTACCTCCGGCGCCACGGCGCGCTCGACGGCGAGTTCGACGAGATCGTCGTCGAGCAGGGCCACCTGCTGGACCGCCCGGGGACCGTCCGCGTCGAGACCGACGGGCGCGACGTGCGCGTCGGCGGCCGCGCGGTCACCGCGATGGAGGGAGAGATCACCGTCCCGGACGAGGACGACGACGACATCGTCGTCGCGTGA
- the ppsA gene encoding phosphoenolpyruvate synthase, giving the protein MPVRWLEDITADDLASVGGKAASLGELAGAGLPVPPAFVVTADTYRTFVESTGIDEELFDAVDVDPEDSQALAEAAERARELITGTDLPESVREEILAAHGDLDHEAVAVRSSATAEDLPDASFAGQQETFLNVERADLLDRVRECWASLFTQRAIYYRSEQGFDHRTVDVAVVVQAMVDADASGVMFTSHPSTGAPQAVIEAAWGLGEGVVSGSVSPDNYVVDRESGSVSEVTVADKKTMFVRDGAETVERAVPDDRREQRVLSEDLLDRLIAVGERVEEHYGEPQDVEWAITGDPASEDGDPTVYLLQSRPITTIDDAVAADDASGDAAGGVADGGAMTAQGETGILASGVGASPMAASGTVRLVRKLDQLDKVESGDVIVTEMTTPDMVPAMKRAAAIVTDEGGMTSHAAIVSRELGVPAVVGTDGASDRLRDGQQVTVDGDTGTVRAGDETADGESESATGDAAATEPAADAEAGAGAAAGSSATPKPMTGTEIKVNVSIPEAAERAAATGADGVGLLRIEHMVLSTGKTPRRYVEDHGEDAYVEELVDGIREVAEAFYPRPVRVRTLDAPTDEFRQLDGGADEPDEHNPMLGYRGIRRSLDQPEPFRLELAAVRKLYDMGYDNVELMLPLVTDAEDVVRAKSLMAEAGIDPDKRTWGVMVETPASALGIEELCETGIDFASFGTNDLTQYTLAVDRNNERVAGRFDELHPAVLDLIERTIDVCNDHDVATSICGQAGSKPEMVQFLVDEGVTSISANVDAVRDVQQEVKRVEQRLLLDSVRE; this is encoded by the coding sequence ATGCCAGTACGCTGGCTCGAAGACATCACGGCCGACGACCTCGCGTCCGTCGGTGGCAAGGCGGCCTCGCTCGGCGAACTCGCCGGCGCGGGGCTGCCGGTCCCGCCGGCCTTCGTGGTCACCGCCGACACCTACCGCACGTTCGTCGAGTCCACCGGGATCGACGAGGAACTGTTCGACGCCGTCGACGTCGATCCCGAGGACTCGCAGGCGCTGGCCGAGGCCGCCGAGCGCGCCCGGGAACTGATCACGGGCACCGACCTCCCCGAGTCGGTCCGGGAGGAGATCCTCGCGGCCCACGGGGACCTCGACCACGAGGCCGTCGCCGTCCGCTCGTCGGCCACCGCGGAGGACCTGCCCGACGCCTCCTTCGCCGGCCAGCAGGAGACGTTCCTCAACGTCGAGCGGGCCGACCTGCTGGACCGCGTCAGGGAGTGCTGGGCCTCCCTGTTCACCCAGCGGGCCATCTACTACCGCTCGGAACAGGGGTTCGACCACCGCACCGTCGACGTCGCCGTCGTCGTCCAGGCGATGGTCGACGCGGACGCGAGCGGCGTGATGTTCACGAGCCATCCCTCCACCGGCGCGCCGCAGGCCGTCATCGAGGCCGCCTGGGGCCTGGGCGAGGGCGTCGTCTCCGGGTCCGTCTCGCCCGACAACTACGTCGTCGACCGCGAGTCCGGATCGGTCAGCGAGGTGACCGTCGCCGACAAGAAGACGATGTTCGTCCGCGACGGCGCGGAGACGGTCGAGCGGGCCGTCCCGGACGATCGCCGCGAGCAGCGGGTCCTCTCCGAGGACCTGCTGGACCGCCTGATCGCCGTCGGCGAGCGCGTCGAGGAGCACTACGGCGAACCCCAGGACGTCGAGTGGGCGATCACCGGCGACCCCGCGAGCGAGGACGGCGACCCCACCGTCTACCTCCTCCAGTCCCGGCCGATCACCACGATCGACGACGCGGTCGCGGCCGACGACGCGAGCGGCGACGCGGCGGGCGGCGTGGCCGACGGCGGCGCGATGACAGCCCAGGGGGAGACGGGCATCCTCGCGTCCGGCGTCGGCGCGAGCCCCATGGCTGCCTCGGGGACCGTCAGGCTCGTCCGGAAGCTCGACCAGCTGGACAAGGTCGAGAGCGGCGACGTCATCGTCACGGAGATGACGACGCCCGACATGGTGCCCGCGATGAAGCGGGCCGCCGCTATCGTCACCGACGAGGGCGGCATGACCAGCCACGCGGCCATCGTCTCTCGCGAGCTGGGCGTCCCGGCCGTCGTCGGCACCGACGGCGCCTCGGACCGACTGCGCGACGGCCAGCAGGTCACCGTCGACGGGGACACCGGCACGGTCCGGGCCGGCGACGAGACGGCCGACGGGGAGTCCGAGTCGGCGACCGGCGACGCCGCGGCTACCGAACCGGCCGCCGACGCCGAGGCCGGTGCCGGCGCTGCCGCCGGCTCGTCTGCGACCCCGAAGCCCATGACGGGCACGGAGATCAAGGTCAACGTCTCCATCCCGGAGGCGGCCGAGCGGGCGGCGGCCACCGGTGCCGACGGCGTCGGGCTCCTGCGCATCGAGCACATGGTGCTCTCGACGGGCAAGACGCCGCGGCGCTACGTCGAGGACCACGGCGAGGACGCCTACGTCGAGGAGCTGGTCGACGGGATCCGCGAGGTCGCCGAGGCGTTCTACCCGCGGCCGGTCCGCGTCCGGACGCTCGACGCCCCCACCGACGAGTTCCGCCAGCTCGACGGCGGCGCCGACGAGCCCGACGAGCACAACCCCATGCTGGGCTACCGGGGCATCAGGCGGAGCCTTGACCAGCCCGAGCCCTTCCGGCTGGAGCTGGCCGCCGTCCGGAAGCTCTACGACATGGGCTACGACAACGTCGAGCTGATGCTGCCGCTGGTCACCGACGCCGAGGACGTCGTCCGCGCGAAGTCGCTCATGGCCGAGGCGGGGATCGATCCCGACAAGCGCACCTGGGGCGTCATGGTCGAGACGCCCGCCAGCGCGCTGGGCATCGAGGAGCTGTGCGAGACGGGCATCGACTTCGCCTCGTTCGGCACCAACGACCTCACGCAGTACACCCTCGCGGTCGACCGGAACAACGAGCGGGTCGCCGGCCGCTTCGACGAACTGCACCCCGCCGTGCTCGACCTTATCGAGCGGACCATCGACGTCTGCAACGACCACGACGTCGCCACGAGCATCTGCGGCCAGGCCGGCTCGAAGCCGGAGATGGTCCAGTTCCTCGTCGACGAGGGCGTCACCTCCATCTCGGCCAACGTCGACGCCGTCCGCGACGTCCAGCAGGAGGTCAAGCGCGTCGAGCAGCGCCTCCTGCTCGACTCCGTCCGGGAGTAG